One stretch of Mastomys coucha isolate ucsf_1 unplaced genomic scaffold, UCSF_Mcou_1 pScaffold12, whole genome shotgun sequence DNA includes these proteins:
- the LOC116086419 gene encoding cell surface glycoprotein CD200 receptor 5-like — MHALGRTPALTFLIFINILVAELTCTDKKQKTQNNSSPVAEVNTMVSVQMHLLCTKALLCCSSIPLKKAVLITWTIIPRGQPSCIMSYKIDTMETNEINCLGRNITWVFTPDLSPDLQISAVALQHEGNYSCEIATPEGNFQKVYDLQVLVPPEVSYSPGKNRTAVCEAISGKPAVQISWTPDGDCVTKDESHSNGTVTVRSTCHWEQNNVSAVSCFVSHLTGNQTLFIDLSRGVIQSEHQAFLLISSCL, encoded by the exons ATGCATGCTTTGGGGAGGACTCCAGCTTTGACCTTTCTGATCTTCATCAATATTTTGGTGGCTG aGTTAACTTGCACTGATAAGAAGCAAAAAACACAGAACAACTCATCTCCTGTGGCAGAAG TTAACACTATGGTGTCGGTACAGATGCACCTTCTATGTACAAAGGCTCTGCTCTGCTGCTCTTCAATTCCACTGAAAAAAGCAGTATTAATAACATGGACGATAATACCCAGAGGCCAGCCTTCCTGCATAATGTCCTACAAAATAGACACAATGGAGACCAATGAAATCAACTGCTTGGGCAGGAACATCACCTGGGTCTTCACACCTGACCTCAGTCCTGACCTTCAGATCAGTGCAGTGGCCCTCCAGCATGAGGGGAATTACTCATGTGAGATAGCAACACCTGAAGGAAATTTCCAAAAAGTCTATGACCTCCAAGTGCTGG tgccccctGAGGTAAGCTACTCTCCAGGGAAAAATAGAACTGCAGTTTGTGAGGCAATTTCAGGCAAGCCTGCTGTGCAAATCTCTTGGACTCCAGATGGGGATTGTGTCACTAAGGATGAATCACACAGCAATGGCACTGTGACTGTCAGGAGCACGTGCCACTGGGAGCAGAACAATGTGTCTGCTGTGTCCTGCTTTGTCTCTCATTTGACTGGTAACCAGACTCTGTTCATAGATCTGAGTAGAGGTG TTATTCAAAGTGAGCACCAGGCTTTCCTGCTCATTTCATCTTGTCTCTGA